In the genome of Xanthocytophaga agilis, one region contains:
- a CDS encoding tail fiber domain-containing protein yields MKKIGFIVLLFWIITGYSLAQAPKSVNYQAIARDASGNPIPNKTVGIQLSILQGATNGTVVYVETHQPVTDDFGLFTLGIGTGSPTTGTLATVPWEKNPLFLKVEVDPEGGTNYTLSGISQLVSVPYALYADKAGNAISYKAGKGITIKNDSIINAAPNQVVTITGKGVTTVSGTYPNFIVETTSTTGTPGPAGPKGDKGDTGATGPVGPQGPTGLQGPAGPAGPKGDTGLQGLAGAPGVKGDKGDKGDPGPVGPQGPQGPAGSGNGTSYKAGDGIAIEGDVIKNTGIDKIVTITGKGVTTVSGTYPNFTIETTSTSGTPGPAGPMGPAGPKGDKGDPGPVGPQGPQGPQGPPGTGGGGTTYTAGRYISIEGTTINNTAPDQVVSITGKGVTTVTGTYPNFIVETTSTSGTPGPQGPAGPKGDKGDPGPMGPAGPKGDPGTPGTKGDPGAQGAAGPQGPVGPKGDKGDAGSPGAKGDPGTPGAPGEAGPAGPKGDRGEQGAPGATGPQGPMGPVGPKGDKGDPGTPGLVYKADEATLTLNTTNNTFSAFNDKQIWNATKIISIPVYDKVAPTDGQVLKYNAQGGYWISAPDNTGNASELWLQNGANIFNSNLGKGNVGIGTNNPATSLEVFASTAGRIPPVQLTLSGDNISSSAIFKSTSYPTYWQLDGRNQTINNDGTTEPDGLFNFNFNNGQSTDPLVTINYRYGSGSTGYGSLGINTSNPERELHIMGNRFGNAGLILEAQSSSGTSQWEIVTAASNGKTDYLTFYHNNTLLSYMDGADGLIKSFSDRTLKKNIERLNHVMPNVMRLQPTRYHYLHNTDESPKSYGFIAQEVEKIFPDLIQEVDGKKSLNYSAFTTIAIQAIKEQQEQINALQKQLAEKQSTLDQQRAQLEKLESGLNQLMDKIEKIEKSDKKIASK; encoded by the coding sequence ATGAAAAAAATAGGCTTCATAGTATTACTGTTCTGGATTATAACAGGTTATTCACTAGCACAAGCCCCTAAAAGCGTCAATTATCAGGCAATAGCCCGTGACGCATCCGGAAATCCTATTCCTAACAAAACTGTTGGAATACAGCTTAGTATTTTGCAGGGAGCTACCAATGGCACTGTAGTATATGTGGAGACTCATCAGCCTGTTACAGACGATTTTGGGTTATTTACGTTAGGGATTGGTACAGGTAGCCCAACAACAGGTACACTTGCTACTGTACCTTGGGAAAAAAATCCATTATTCCTAAAGGTAGAAGTAGATCCGGAAGGAGGCACAAATTACACACTCTCAGGTATTAGTCAGTTAGTATCTGTTCCATATGCTTTGTATGCGGACAAAGCAGGCAATGCAATTTCTTACAAAGCAGGAAAAGGGATCACCATAAAAAATGATTCGATTATCAATGCGGCTCCCAATCAGGTAGTAACCATTACAGGTAAAGGAGTCACAACTGTTAGTGGGACTTATCCTAACTTTATAGTAGAAACAACTAGCACTACTGGTACACCTGGGCCTGCAGGTCCTAAGGGCGATAAAGGCGATACAGGAGCAACTGGCCCTGTCGGACCACAAGGGCCGACTGGTCTTCAGGGACCCGCAGGCCCTGCTGGCCCCAAAGGAGATACAGGATTGCAAGGTCTAGCCGGAGCACCAGGAGTAAAAGGAGATAAGGGAGACAAAGGAGATCCGGGTCCGGTTGGCCCACAGGGCCCACAAGGTCCTGCAGGTTCAGGTAACGGCACAAGTTATAAAGCAGGTGATGGTATTGCAATTGAAGGTGATGTAATCAAAAATACAGGTATTGATAAAATTGTCACAATTACAGGTAAGGGTGTCACAACTGTTAGTGGGACTTATCCTAACTTTACAATAGAAACAACCAGTACCAGCGGTACACCCGGACCAGCAGGTCCAATGGGTCCTGCTGGTCCTAAAGGCGACAAAGGTGATCCGGGTCCGGTTGGCCCCCAGGGTCCACAAGGTCCGCAAGGCCCTCCTGGAACTGGAGGAGGAGGAACAACCTATACTGCTGGCAGATATATATCTATTGAAGGAACAACTATAAATAATACTGCTCCTGATCAGGTAGTGTCAATCACTGGAAAAGGAGTCACCACAGTTACCGGAACCTACCCTAACTTTATAGTAGAAACAACTAGTACCAGTGGTACACCTGGACCACAAGGACCAGCCGGTCCCAAGGGTGATAAGGGAGATCCAGGACCCATGGGACCGGCTGGCCCCAAAGGTGATCCGGGAACACCAGGTACAAAAGGAGATCCTGGTGCACAAGGTGCAGCAGGTCCTCAGGGGCCGGTTGGACCAAAAGGAGATAAAGGAGATGCCGGATCACCTGGCGCAAAAGGCGATCCAGGAACTCCGGGTGCGCCAGGTGAAGCCGGGCCAGCAGGCCCGAAGGGTGATAGAGGGGAGCAAGGAGCACCAGGCGCAACTGGGCCACAAGGACCAATGGGACCTGTAGGACCCAAAGGAGACAAGGGAGATCCAGGTACTCCAGGTCTGGTGTACAAAGCAGATGAGGCAACATTAACACTGAATACAACCAACAATACATTCAGTGCTTTTAATGACAAACAAATCTGGAACGCAACTAAGATTATCAGTATTCCTGTGTATGATAAGGTAGCTCCAACTGATGGCCAGGTGCTGAAATATAATGCTCAGGGTGGTTACTGGATATCAGCCCCTGATAATACCGGAAATGCCAGTGAATTATGGTTACAGAATGGAGCAAATATCTTTAATTCAAATCTGGGAAAAGGAAATGTTGGTATTGGAACAAATAATCCAGCTACGTCTTTAGAGGTATTTGCCTCCACAGCAGGTAGAATTCCCCCAGTCCAATTAACATTGAGTGGAGATAATATAAGTTCTTCAGCCATATTTAAGAGTACAAGCTATCCAACATATTGGCAACTGGATGGAAGAAATCAAACGATTAATAATGACGGAACTACAGAACCAGATGGACTATTTAATTTTAATTTTAATAATGGACAAAGTACAGATCCTTTAGTCACTATAAACTATAGATATGGATCAGGTTCCACTGGATATGGTAGTCTGGGTATCAATACATCCAATCCTGAACGTGAACTTCATATAATGGGAAACCGCTTTGGAAATGCAGGATTGATTCTGGAAGCTCAAAGTTCTTCAGGTACATCGCAATGGGAAATAGTTACTGCTGCATCTAATGGAAAAACGGATTACCTGACTTTTTACCATAACAACACACTGCTATCCTATATGGATGGTGCAGACGGACTTATCAAATCTTTTTCAGATCGCACTCTGAAAAAGAATATTGAACGACTGAATCATGTTATGCCTAATGTCATGCGTTTACAACCTACCCGTTATCATTATCTGCATAACACAGATGAATCACCAAAATCCTATGGGTTTATTGCACAGGAAGTTGAGAAGATATTTCCAGATCTGATACAGGAAGTCGATGGTAAAAAATCTCTGAATTATTCAGCCTTTACAACTATTGCTATACAAGCCATAAAAGAACAACAGGAACAAATCAATGCTCTTCAAAAACAATTAGCAGAAAAGCAGAGTACACTTGATCAGCAAAGGGCACAGCTGGAAAAACTGGAATCCGGATTAAATCAGTTAATGGATAAGATTGAGAAAATAGAAAAGAGCGATAAAAAGATAGCTAGTAAGTAA
- a CDS encoding T9SS type A sorting domain-containing protein codes for MNQKFTYIFLSALAYQVTFGQNLKPEVINASGQKLQNGSFQLTYSVGEPLITVIKTQNDILTQGFIQPDVAKFGDNFNYYPNPVTDKLYLENADKIASYKVYDVLGREVFGHRFDQPQRQITINLETLAEAIFIINAFDKTGKRLYSFQVMKK; via the coding sequence ATGAATCAAAAATTCACCTATATATTCCTAAGCGCATTGGCTTACCAGGTAACATTCGGCCAAAACCTTAAACCTGAGGTAATAAATGCAAGTGGACAAAAACTACAAAACGGATCGTTCCAACTTACTTATTCTGTAGGTGAACCCTTGATTACAGTTATAAAAACACAAAATGACATTTTGACTCAGGGATTTATCCAACCGGATGTAGCAAAATTCGGAGACAACTTCAACTATTATCCGAATCCTGTTACAGATAAACTTTATCTGGAGAACGCTGATAAAATAGCTTCCTATAAAGTATATGATGTATTGGGTCGTGAGGTTTTTGGACATCGGTTTGATCAACCTCAACGTCAGATTACAATTAACCTTGAAACACTAGCAGAGGCAATCTTTATTATCAATGCATTTGATAAAACAGGTAAACGTCTGTACTCATTTCAGGTAATGAAAAAATAG
- the porV gene encoding type IX secretion system outer membrane channel protein PorV, which produces MKQRYSKVIISIFCLIVNSSAYAQLVLNGQDTSYRVITTAVPFLTIAPDARAAGMGDVGAATNADVNATYWNPAKLVYTKTDKGISLSYTPWLRRILSGMSVSYLSAYTKLDDKQAIAVALNYFNLGNLSLKDNSGQGAGEFRPREFAIATTYSRKLSEVLSMAATLRYIYSDIYGNLTTGNGVSSQAGNAVAGDLGMYFRTSPPEVSTPVQFAFGAVVSNMGTQISYGFGQKNYLPANLRIGTQVGFTLGFNQINLAVDLNKWLVPTPPVYKTRNGVVERTADGRPIILHGKDPNRSYLSSVFGSFTDAPGGISEEIHEIMFSVGGEYIFNDMFMFRMGYFYESPSKGGREYLSLGAGAQLKSIGLDLAYLVPFQQNNPLGETIRFSLHLDIGDEFKPTEDKTRTNKNKRNPNTKKQRPPQYKNKHIKRR; this is translated from the coding sequence ATGAAACAGCGTTACAGCAAGGTAATCATAAGCATTTTTTGCCTGATAGTGAATAGTTCGGCATATGCTCAACTTGTCTTGAATGGACAAGATACCTCTTACCGGGTTATCACTACAGCTGTTCCTTTTCTTACTATTGCTCCTGATGCCAGAGCTGCTGGAATGGGAGATGTAGGAGCTGCAACCAATGCGGATGTAAATGCAACCTACTGGAATCCGGCAAAGCTTGTATATACCAAAACAGACAAAGGCATTAGTTTATCTTATACCCCCTGGCTTCGTCGTATACTCAGCGGAATGTCAGTATCTTATTTATCAGCCTATACCAAACTTGATGACAAACAAGCTATTGCTGTTGCCCTTAACTACTTTAATCTGGGTAATTTATCATTAAAGGATAATAGCGGACAAGGGGCTGGTGAATTCAGACCTCGTGAGTTTGCTATAGCAACTACATACTCACGAAAACTGTCTGAAGTGTTGTCGATGGCAGCTACACTGAGATACATTTACTCTGATATTTATGGCAATTTAACAACGGGTAATGGAGTCTCCAGTCAAGCAGGCAATGCTGTAGCAGGAGATCTAGGAATGTATTTTCGAACCTCTCCTCCAGAAGTAAGCACCCCTGTGCAATTTGCATTTGGTGCTGTAGTATCCAACATGGGTACACAGATTAGCTACGGATTTGGACAAAAAAATTATTTGCCTGCCAATCTTCGGATAGGTACACAGGTTGGTTTCACATTAGGTTTCAATCAGATCAACCTGGCTGTAGATCTTAACAAATGGCTTGTGCCAACTCCTCCTGTATACAAAACCAGAAATGGTGTAGTAGAACGAACTGCAGATGGCAGACCGATTATTCTACATGGTAAAGATCCGAACCGCTCCTATCTGAGTTCTGTATTTGGTTCATTTACAGATGCACCAGGTGGAATTAGTGAAGAAATACACGAAATCATGTTTTCAGTTGGTGGCGAATATATTTTTAATGATATGTTCATGTTTCGGATGGGGTATTTCTATGAATCACCATCTAAGGGAGGTAGAGAATACTTATCTCTTGGAGCAGGGGCACAACTCAAAAGTATAGGACTTGACCTGGCTTACCTTGTTCCTTTCCAGCAAAACAATCCATTGGGCGAAACAATTCGTTTCTCACTCCATCTGGATATCGGAGATGAATTCAAACCAACTGAGGATAAAACACGAACAAACAAAAACAAGCGCAATCCCAATACAAAGAAACAACGTCCTCCACAATACAAAAATAAGCATATCAAAAGAAGATAA
- a CDS encoding helix-turn-helix transcriptional regulator → MAEQFGYSVRSLSRLFQQKLLVSFLQYLKLCRMIKAMEYLLEIDKRISEIAYQTGYNSLSAFSNTFYELVHMRPMDFRSSVNR, encoded by the coding sequence GTGGCAGAACAATTTGGATATAGTGTACGAAGCTTATCCCGATTATTTCAGCAGAAACTGTTAGTTTCGTTTTTGCAGTATCTGAAACTGTGTCGGATGATCAAAGCCATGGAGTATTTACTGGAAATCGACAAACGAATCAGTGAAATTGCCTATCAGACAGGCTACAATAGCCTGTCTGCATTCAGCAATACCTTTTACGAATTAGTACACATGAGACCTATGGATTTCAGAAGTTCTGTCAATAGATAA
- a CDS encoding ABC transporter permease — MLTNYLKIAFRNIWRNKLYAIITVLGLSIGITCVLLAVLYIQDERHFDNFHTKKSQLYRITTSIIQEKGDQTQITGGTGQVQGPAFKTQVPEVNSYVRVMGGDISADVRANDKVLKLHPLYVDANFLDVFTFKLLQGNPQTVLQNANSVVITEETAFRFFNTTDVIGQTLYLDADPSFQKIGKPLLITGVIQNPPYNSSFQFDLLHPFQYMQVSFEDTSWLNAYLSTFVVLHPNADLSTVSQKFNKIHARLSQSELATNHTQYPKIQYGLQNILDIHLNPLNNGTGNVEGGILYGSKPIYSYLFLGISALILLMASSNFVNISIANSLKRAKEVGIRKVTGGSQYQIIFQFLGESMLLSLVAFVLSALWIQLTLPAFNQLAEKHLVLSDTLDSQLYIYIGLLFLINTLLTGFYPAFVLSGFKPVEVLYRKVKVTGNSLLGRTLIVFQFALAIFLLIASIIFYNQMEYIQTKDLGYNPHQIIRTHINGNREYQTVQTILRNEIAKVPAIQQISFGEEFSSLTTDIRVGSEIIKSHYQSIDEAYIPMLGIKIKEGRNFTNSFPTDKTQNIIVNEAFVKAARLKQPIGTILQNFERRQGSLVIVGVVQNYHSGSLREKLQPMVLFMSNEYTGGIWLKIDKLKQQEALQAFEKIYKQAMPDASYEYHFLSELNAKEYIQEQRWQQIIGIATILSILICCSGLFGLAHLSAHQRIKEIGIRKVLGASISHIVFLVSSSFLQLVLLGFVIATPVAWFVMHQWLRDFAYHISIQGWMFLLTGSFISLIALLTVGYQAIRAALKNPTESLKVE, encoded by the coding sequence ATGCTAACGAATTATCTAAAAATTGCCTTCAGAAATATCTGGAGAAACAAGTTATACGCGATAATTACTGTTCTGGGACTTTCCATTGGGATTACTTGTGTATTACTGGCAGTGCTTTATATTCAGGATGAACGTCATTTTGACAACTTCCATACCAAAAAATCTCAATTATATAGAATAACCACATCTATTATTCAGGAGAAAGGCGATCAGACACAGATAACCGGAGGCACAGGACAAGTGCAAGGCCCTGCATTCAAAACTCAGGTACCCGAAGTAAATTCCTATGTACGTGTTATGGGAGGAGACATATCTGCCGATGTTCGAGCCAATGATAAAGTACTGAAACTACACCCTTTATATGTAGACGCCAATTTCCTTGATGTTTTTACATTTAAACTCCTTCAGGGAAATCCTCAAACAGTTCTTCAAAATGCTAACTCTGTTGTTATTACAGAAGAAACTGCTTTTCGATTTTTTAATACTACAGATGTCATTGGCCAAACTTTGTATCTGGATGCCGATCCGTCTTTTCAGAAGATAGGCAAACCCTTACTGATTACAGGTGTAATACAAAATCCTCCCTATAACTCATCCTTTCAGTTTGATCTGTTGCATCCATTTCAATATATGCAGGTTTCATTTGAAGACACATCCTGGTTAAATGCCTATCTCAGTACCTTCGTTGTGCTTCACCCCAATGCAGATCTATCTACAGTCAGTCAAAAATTCAACAAGATTCATGCACGTCTCTCCCAATCTGAACTTGCCACAAACCATACCCAATACCCCAAAATACAGTATGGACTACAAAACATACTGGATATCCACCTCAACCCTCTAAACAACGGCACAGGTAATGTGGAAGGCGGAATTCTATATGGTAGCAAACCCATTTACTCCTATCTTTTCTTAGGAATCTCTGCTCTCATTTTACTGATGGCGAGCAGTAATTTTGTCAATATCAGTATTGCCAACTCTCTGAAGCGAGCTAAAGAAGTAGGCATTCGCAAAGTAACCGGAGGAAGTCAATATCAGATTATTTTCCAGTTTCTGGGTGAATCTATGTTATTGTCTCTAGTAGCCTTTGTACTCTCTGCCTTATGGATACAACTAACCCTTCCTGCGTTTAATCAGCTAGCTGAAAAACATCTTGTTTTATCAGATACACTGGATAGTCAACTGTATATCTATATTGGCCTGCTTTTTCTGATTAATACTCTTCTGACAGGCTTCTATCCTGCCTTTGTCTTATCAGGATTTAAACCTGTTGAGGTATTATATAGAAAAGTAAAAGTAACAGGCAATTCATTGTTAGGAAGAACACTCATTGTCTTTCAGTTTGCATTAGCGATATTTCTGCTCATTGCCTCCATCATCTTTTACAATCAGATGGAGTACATCCAAACCAAAGACCTTGGCTACAATCCTCACCAAATTATACGTACTCATATCAATGGCAATCGAGAATACCAGACTGTACAAACTATCCTGAGGAATGAAATTGCTAAAGTACCTGCTATTCAACAAATCTCATTTGGTGAAGAATTTAGTAGCCTGACTACCGATATTCGGGTGGGTTCTGAAATAATAAAAAGCCATTATCAGTCCATTGATGAGGCATATATTCCTATGCTTGGTATCAAAATTAAAGAAGGAAGAAACTTTACCAATTCTTTTCCGACTGATAAAACACAAAATATAATTGTGAATGAAGCGTTTGTAAAGGCAGCCAGGCTCAAACAACCTATTGGAACAATTTTACAAAACTTTGAACGCAGACAAGGCAGCTTAGTAATTGTGGGAGTAGTACAAAATTATCACTCTGGTTCTTTACGTGAAAAGCTCCAGCCCATGGTATTATTTATGAGCAATGAATATACTGGCGGTATTTGGTTAAAAATAGATAAACTTAAACAACAGGAAGCACTTCAGGCATTTGAGAAAATCTATAAGCAAGCCATGCCTGATGCATCATATGAATATCATTTTTTGAGCGAATTGAATGCTAAGGAATATATACAGGAACAACGCTGGCAACAAATTATAGGGATTGCGACCATCCTATCCATCCTGATTTGTTGCTCAGGCTTGTTTGGGTTAGCACACTTGTCAGCACACCAGCGGATAAAAGAGATAGGTATACGTAAAGTGTTGGGAGCAAGTATATCTCATATTGTATTCCTGGTTTCGTCCTCTTTCTTACAACTGGTACTGCTAGGATTTGTTATTGCAACACCTGTAGCCTGGTTTGTAATGCATCAATGGCTTCGGGATTTTGCTTATCACATCTCTATTCAAGGCTGGATGTTTTTATTGACAGGTAGTTTCATCAGTCTTATTGCCTTACTTACGGTAGGATATCAAGCTATTCGAGCTGCATTAAAAAATCCAACAGAATCATTAAAAGTCGAATAG
- a CDS encoding rhodanese-like domain-containing protein, translating into MKLTQLLSLFVLVVLLALSVGMTSIQPNETSYVCSPCGYDCDKEEYTKSGKCSHCGMDLVLKSSVNFQNVTPDQLCDITNNNPKVILLDVRTPEEFSGKAKENFGRLKGAINIPIQELDKRIGELNKYKSSEIIVYCSHNHRSPRASYLLTQNGFKNVKNMSGGMSVWNESVKRTPCLTSLLVK; encoded by the coding sequence ATGAAACTAACCCAACTTCTATCACTATTTGTTCTGGTAGTTCTCTTAGCACTATCCGTTGGTATGACAAGTATACAACCCAATGAAACCAGCTATGTATGTTCTCCTTGTGGGTATGATTGTGATAAAGAAGAATATACTAAATCCGGAAAATGTTCTCATTGCGGAATGGATTTGGTACTGAAATCATCTGTCAATTTTCAAAATGTTACACCAGATCAATTGTGTGACATTACGAACAATAATCCCAAGGTAATTTTATTGGATGTGCGTACTCCGGAAGAATTCTCAGGCAAAGCAAAGGAGAATTTCGGTCGTCTCAAAGGAGCCATTAATATCCCAATACAGGAGTTGGATAAACGAATAGGAGAACTGAATAAATACAAAAGCAGCGAAATTATAGTATACTGTTCACATAACCATCGCAGTCCAAGAGCAAGCTATTTGCTTACTCAAAATGGTTTTAAAAATGTAAAAAACATGTCAGGTGGAATGTCCGTTTGGAATGAATCTGTAAAAAGAACTCCTTGTCTGACAAGTTTACTTGTAAAATAA